From Variovorax sp. J2L1-78, the proteins below share one genomic window:
- a CDS encoding winged helix-turn-helix transcriptional regulator produces the protein MVLHVFADGPLRFNVIKRQLEGITQKALTQCLRRLERNGLISRRVIPVSPVAVEYAVTPLGRTLEQPFKALHGWTLSNITEVEKARKAFDLRLEE, from the coding sequence ATGGTGCTGCACGTGTTCGCAGACGGCCCGCTGCGCTTCAACGTGATCAAGCGGCAGCTCGAAGGCATCACGCAGAAAGCGCTCACCCAGTGCCTGCGGCGGCTCGAACGCAACGGGCTCATCTCGCGCCGCGTGATACCGGTGTCACCCGTCGCCGTGGAGTACGCAGTCACGCCGCTCGGCCGCACGCTGGAGCAGCCGTTCAAGGCGCTGCATGGCTGGACGCTGTCCAATATCACGGAGGTCGAGAAGGCACGGAAAGCCTTTGATCTTCGGCTGGAGGAGTGA
- a CDS encoding Bug family tripartite tricarboxylate transporter substrate binding protein, with product MIESLRPSRRALLAAAAATTLTLDPLGLFRQRAQAQHGTVRLVLPNAAGSGVDAIARAAQPGLSKALNTAVVIDNQPGAGGVVGLQVLARSVPDGNTLSMVSNNVVIFPSVIKSLSFDMPGDFTPIAIVGSTPMVLVVNPSKVAAINSKEFVALLRSKPGMLNFASGGTGTILHLATQLFLEEAGVSARHIPYKGVGPMVSDLIGGQVDFGTAGLPSVQAHLKSGALRAIGMLGAQRSPAAPEIPTFVEQGLPNLIVDAWFAVIGPKNMSTATVKKTHDALVVAFDDPAVKEAMAKQGNIIAITSPEQAKAEFRSELAKYASLVKKAGIEPQ from the coding sequence ATGATCGAATCGCTACGCCCATCCCGTCGTGCGCTGCTGGCAGCGGCCGCTGCCACCACGCTCACGCTCGACCCCTTGGGTCTCTTCCGACAGCGGGCCCAGGCGCAGCACGGCACGGTTCGCCTCGTCCTGCCGAACGCCGCCGGCTCCGGCGTCGACGCCATCGCTCGTGCCGCGCAACCGGGGCTTTCCAAGGCGCTCAACACGGCCGTCGTGATCGACAACCAGCCCGGTGCCGGCGGTGTGGTCGGCCTGCAGGTGCTGGCGCGCTCGGTACCGGACGGCAACACGCTCTCGATGGTGTCGAACAATGTCGTGATCTTCCCGAGCGTGATCAAGTCACTGTCCTTCGACATGCCCGGAGACTTCACGCCGATCGCGATCGTCGGGTCGACGCCGATGGTGCTGGTGGTGAACCCGAGCAAGGTCGCGGCCATCAATTCCAAGGAGTTCGTCGCGCTGCTCCGGAGCAAGCCGGGCATGCTCAACTTCGCCTCGGGCGGGACCGGCACCATCCTGCACCTGGCCACGCAACTCTTTCTCGAGGAAGCCGGCGTGTCGGCCAGGCACATCCCTTACAAAGGGGTCGGACCGATGGTCAGCGATCTGATCGGCGGGCAGGTCGATTTCGGCACGGCTGGCCTTCCGAGCGTGCAGGCGCACCTCAAGAGCGGTGCCCTGCGTGCGATCGGCATGCTCGGCGCCCAGCGCTCGCCCGCCGCGCCTGAAATCCCGACCTTCGTCGAGCAGGGCCTGCCGAACCTGATTGTCGATGCATGGTTTGCGGTGATCGGTCCAAAGAACATGAGCACCGCAACGGTCAAGAAGACGCACGATGCGCTTGTCGTCGCGTTCGATGATCCGGCCGTCAAGGAAGCGATGGCCAAACAGGGCAACATCATCGCCATCACATCGCCGGAGCAGGCCAAGGCCGAGTTCCGCAGCGAACTGGCGAAGTACGCGAGCCTGGTGAAAAAGGCCGGCATCGAACCGCAGTGA
- a CDS encoding CaiB/BaiF CoA transferase family protein: MSGQAAQPLQGLRVVEFTHMVMGPTCGMVLADLGAEVIKIEPVAGEHSRRLMGAGAGFFPMFNRNKKSIGIDLHTEDGAETARQLTATADVVAENFKPGTMAKYGLDYAALSQVNPRLIYASHKGFLPGPYDHRTALDEVVQMMGGLAYMTGRPGDPLRAGTSVNDIMGGLFGAIAVLGALIQRGITGRGMEIQSALYENNVFLMGQHMLQYAVTGKHPAPMPARDNPWAVYDVFTVKDGEQIFLAAVSDAQWRVFCDALGLDALKAEPALATNNQRIAHRPRLLRSIGEHIGERSAAELAAIMEKAGLPFAPIRKPEDLYDDEHLLATGGLADLRLSDGPQAGKTVKTTLFPFTMEGRRLGVRLDPPRIGEHTDELLQSLGFTTDAITDLRARSIVA, from the coding sequence ATGAGCGGGCAGGCTGCACAGCCCCTGCAGGGCCTGCGGGTGGTCGAGTTCACCCACATGGTGATGGGGCCGACCTGCGGCATGGTGCTGGCGGACCTGGGCGCCGAGGTGATCAAGATCGAACCTGTGGCGGGTGAACACAGCCGCCGCCTCATGGGCGCCGGCGCGGGTTTCTTCCCGATGTTCAACCGCAACAAGAAGAGCATTGGCATCGACCTTCACACCGAGGACGGCGCCGAGACCGCGCGCCAGCTGACGGCGACGGCCGATGTCGTGGCGGAGAACTTCAAGCCGGGCACCATGGCGAAGTACGGCCTCGACTACGCAGCGTTGTCGCAGGTCAACCCGCGGCTTATCTACGCGAGCCACAAGGGATTCCTGCCCGGTCCCTACGACCATCGGACCGCGCTCGACGAAGTCGTGCAGATGATGGGCGGTCTGGCCTACATGACCGGACGTCCCGGCGATCCGCTTCGCGCGGGCACGAGCGTCAACGACATCATGGGCGGGCTCTTCGGTGCCATCGCCGTTCTCGGCGCGCTGATCCAGCGCGGCATCACCGGCCGGGGCATGGAGATCCAGTCGGCACTGTATGAGAACAACGTCTTCCTGATGGGCCAGCACATGCTGCAGTACGCGGTGACGGGCAAGCATCCCGCGCCGATGCCTGCGCGCGACAACCCGTGGGCGGTGTATGACGTGTTCACCGTCAAGGACGGCGAGCAGATCTTTCTGGCGGCGGTGAGCGACGCGCAGTGGCGCGTGTTCTGCGACGCGCTGGGTCTGGACGCATTGAAGGCCGAACCCGCGCTTGCCACCAACAACCAGCGCATTGCGCACCGGCCGCGCCTGCTTCGTTCGATCGGCGAGCACATCGGCGAGCGCAGTGCGGCCGAACTGGCCGCGATCATGGAGAAGGCCGGCCTGCCGTTCGCACCCATCCGCAAGCCCGAGGATCTCTACGATGACGAGCACCTGCTGGCGACCGGCGGTCTGGCGGACCTGCGCCTGTCCGACGGGCCGCAGGCCGGCAAGACGGTGAAGACCACGCTGTTTCCTTTCACGATGGAAGGCCGACGTCTCGGCGTGCGGCTCGATCCACCGCGCATCGGCGAACACACGGACGAATTGCTCCAAAGCCTGGGCTTCACCACCGACGCCATCACCGACCTCCGCGCGCGAAGCATCGTGGCCTAG
- a CDS encoding hydroxymethylglutaryl-CoA lyase: MTIEHRDNPLRPRHVVIREMGLRDGLQSIAQVVPTAAKLQWIQAAYDAGQREIEVGSFVPARLLPQLADTAEVLAFAQTLPGLCASVLVPNLKGAERAMDCHAESMMLPLSASHAHSLANLRKTPDEVVQDIARIRDARDARGARTRIEVGISTAFGCTIQGRVEPEEVVRLVETVVAEGVDAVSLADTVGYADPAMVQALFAQVLPVARGKLDCGHFHDTRGLALANVFAALELGITRFDACIGGIGGCPHAPGASGNAATEDLAYMLASMGIESGQDIEALLALRKRVEEWLPGETLHGTLWRAGLPKTMEPA, encoded by the coding sequence ATGACGATCGAACACAGAGACAACCCCCTACGGCCCCGGCACGTCGTGATCCGCGAAATGGGCCTGCGCGACGGCTTGCAGAGCATCGCGCAGGTGGTGCCCACCGCCGCCAAGCTGCAGTGGATTCAGGCCGCCTACGACGCGGGCCAGCGCGAGATCGAAGTCGGCTCCTTCGTGCCGGCGCGCCTGCTGCCGCAACTGGCCGATACGGCCGAGGTGCTGGCCTTCGCGCAGACACTCCCGGGTCTGTGTGCGTCCGTGCTGGTGCCCAACCTCAAGGGGGCGGAGCGCGCGATGGACTGCCATGCCGAGTCGATGATGCTGCCGCTGTCCGCGAGCCATGCCCACAGCCTGGCCAACCTGAGAAAGACGCCGGACGAGGTGGTGCAGGACATCGCCCGCATCCGCGATGCACGCGACGCGCGCGGCGCCCGCACGCGCATCGAGGTCGGCATCAGCACCGCGTTCGGCTGCACGATCCAGGGCCGCGTCGAACCCGAGGAAGTCGTTCGGCTGGTCGAAACCGTGGTCGCCGAAGGCGTGGACGCGGTCAGCCTTGCCGACACGGTCGGCTATGCCGATCCGGCGATGGTGCAGGCGCTCTTCGCGCAGGTGCTGCCCGTGGCGCGCGGCAAGCTGGACTGCGGGCACTTCCACGACACGCGCGGCCTGGCGCTTGCGAACGTGTTCGCGGCCCTTGAACTGGGCATCACGCGTTTCGACGCCTGCATCGGCGGCATCGGTGGCTGCCCCCATGCGCCGGGCGCCAGCGGCAATGCCGCGACCGAGGACCTGGCCTACATGCTGGCGAGCATGGGCATCGAATCCGGACAGGACATCGAAGCGCTGCTCGCATTGCGCAAGCGGGTCGAGGAATGGCTGCCTGGCGAAACCTTGCACGGCACCCTCTGGCGTGCTGGCCTGCCGAAGACGATGGAGCCGGCATGA
- a CDS encoding LysR family transcriptional regulator: MRDLDLTTLRLFVAVCETGNMARAGEQANIVGSAISKRLAQLENQLGTPLLIRKRHGVVPTVAGQTVLEHARAMLDGAARIERDMASHNAGAHGQVRVFASVSTMTEFMANDVAAFLKMPSHRTIQVDLEERLSPDVVAGVRDGMASIGVCWDAVDLGVLQSLPYCSDHLCVVVPESHPLTGRRSVRFGETLDYEHVSLPINSALQLMYQRAAARVGRTLVHRIVVSNFEVALHVIAADLAIGLIPKEVAARSTASRGLCMVPLDEPWAERRFVMCMRDEKALSPAAQKLVEHLAQTGRRRSVPA, encoded by the coding sequence TTGCGCGACCTTGACCTCACCACGCTTCGACTCTTCGTCGCCGTTTGCGAGACCGGCAACATGGCGCGGGCGGGCGAGCAGGCCAATATCGTCGGCTCGGCCATCAGCAAGCGGCTCGCACAGCTCGAAAACCAGCTGGGCACACCGCTGCTGATCCGCAAACGCCACGGGGTCGTGCCGACAGTGGCCGGCCAGACGGTGCTGGAACACGCGCGGGCCATGCTCGATGGTGCCGCCCGCATCGAGCGGGACATGGCCAGCCACAATGCGGGCGCCCATGGACAGGTGCGCGTCTTCGCAAGCGTCTCGACCATGACCGAATTCATGGCCAACGACGTCGCGGCCTTTCTCAAGATGCCATCGCACCGAACGATCCAGGTCGATCTCGAGGAACGGCTGAGCCCGGACGTGGTCGCGGGGGTGCGCGACGGCATGGCATCCATTGGCGTCTGCTGGGATGCCGTCGACCTCGGGGTGCTCCAATCGCTTCCCTACTGCAGCGATCACCTGTGCGTCGTGGTGCCCGAGAGTCATCCACTCACCGGACGCCGGAGCGTGCGTTTCGGCGAGACGCTCGACTACGAGCATGTGAGCCTGCCGATCAACAGTGCGCTCCAGCTCATGTACCAGCGCGCTGCAGCGCGCGTGGGTCGCACACTGGTGCACCGAATCGTCGTCAGCAATTTCGAGGTGGCGTTGCACGTCATCGCGGCCGACCTGGCGATCGGTCTCATCCCGAAGGAAGTCGCCGCGCGTTCGACGGCGAGCCGCGGCCTCTGCATGGTTCCGCTGGACGAGCCCTGGGCGGAACGCCGCTTCGTGATGTGCATGCGCGACGAGAAGGCGCTTTCCCCTGCAGCGCAGAAGCTGGTTGAACATCTGGCACAGACGGGGCGACGTCGCTCGGTTCCCGCTTAA
- a CDS encoding PAS domain-containing protein: MRLKLRTKTALLITSLLLALVGATGWWQYRSLSSEYVGLMREQQQALTESAAADLDYKLGVHMAALARAARELGAGGFADPAARQRFLADRDLRAMFDNAALAALDGDIVAIHPPAAQPPNVADRDYFKRVRDRREPAISAPLLTKGRLEPAVVMAVPVEGPDGELVGVLGAALNLQRANVLGDLSRATVGRAGYYEIVTRGESPRVVMHPDSALLLKPAAAAAVAFAGGTENDLATHATVSSADWDLRLIVPARAAYAPLEQARRNLLLQLFWLGLGCALLVWLGTAWVMRPLEALSNAIRTLRRSPDSQVRLDVIANDERGDLAREFDELMTELREQRLEVAAVTDASPVGLFRCDSDGRMTYVNDEYLAIHGLEREEAQEGWLTLVREEIREKVRQDWTQVASAAEPLNAIRRLHRKDGTRVLVALRSRPVLVGGRVLGHVGTVTDITERTRAERALRTLTAIFDLTTDYIIQSDAKGRLIYMNPAARRRTGVDLDAPIETLSVSDFNPPQTLKRFSSEMVPTAVATGVWVGESLVWDNQRREFPVSHMVIAHRDKYGKVEYFSGLMRDISAAKAAEQALRESEHRLRMVTDHLPALISYLDRDLRFRFVNKAYQDWFDVEPQQLLGLSVREFYGDEAWAQMEPYIRAALAGRQMTYERRVAAPGGRRDIQTTLVPERNEQGEVMGLYTLDSDITEHHEAEEALQESEARLRTVADALPMRVAYIDSDERYRFNNLAYEREFGLSRDQIQGHTVKELLGEPAYQSVEHHIRAALAGDPVTFQSEISHSDSYNCYEAQYIPQTAANTEAVVGFHAVITDITRQKLEEKRLLNLAQIDPLTGLANRAGFDVRLSEAMDRSRSAAALMALMYLDIDGFKQINDQFGHQTGDELLKAFSSRLSHGLRSSDMRARLGGDEFTVVMEGLSNPDIAVSAAAKLVMAMQTPFAIEQRTIRVTASIGLAFYQGGAATAAALVKQADEMLYQAKRAGRNNVQMAALPIEGDPP, encoded by the coding sequence GTGCGGCTCAAGCTGAGAACGAAGACGGCGCTGCTCATCACCTCGCTCTTGCTCGCGCTGGTGGGTGCAACGGGCTGGTGGCAGTACCGGAGCCTGTCGAGCGAGTACGTCGGCTTGATGCGCGAACAGCAGCAGGCGTTGACGGAGAGCGCCGCGGCGGACCTCGACTACAAGCTGGGCGTTCACATGGCTGCCCTGGCGCGCGCAGCCCGCGAACTCGGCGCGGGCGGCTTTGCAGATCCCGCGGCCCGGCAGCGGTTTCTGGCGGACAGGGACTTGCGCGCGATGTTCGACAACGCCGCGCTGGCAGCGCTGGACGGCGATATCGTTGCCATCCATCCGCCTGCGGCCCAGCCACCGAACGTGGCCGATCGCGACTATTTCAAGCGGGTGCGCGACCGGCGCGAGCCGGCTATCTCGGCGCCCCTGCTCACCAAAGGCCGCCTGGAGCCAGCCGTGGTCATGGCCGTGCCCGTCGAAGGACCGGATGGCGAGCTGGTTGGCGTGCTGGGTGCGGCGCTGAACTTGCAGCGCGCCAATGTGCTCGGCGATCTCAGCCGCGCCACGGTCGGCCGCGCGGGCTACTACGAGATCGTCACGCGCGGCGAGTCGCCGCGGGTCGTCATGCATCCCGATTCGGCGCTGCTGCTCAAGCCCGCCGCCGCAGCCGCCGTCGCCTTCGCCGGCGGCACCGAGAACGACCTGGCCACGCACGCCACCGTGAGTAGCGCCGACTGGGATCTGCGCCTGATCGTGCCGGCCCGTGCCGCCTATGCACCGCTGGAGCAGGCGAGGCGAAACCTCCTTCTGCAGTTGTTTTGGCTGGGCCTGGGCTGCGCGCTGCTGGTTTGGCTGGGCACGGCCTGGGTCATGCGTCCGCTGGAGGCGCTGAGCAATGCGATTCGCACCCTGCGCCGCTCGCCGGACAGCCAAGTCAGGCTCGATGTCATCGCCAACGACGAGCGCGGCGATCTGGCGCGCGAGTTCGACGAGTTGATGACCGAGCTGCGCGAGCAGCGGCTCGAGGTGGCGGCGGTCACCGACGCATCGCCGGTGGGCTTGTTCCGTTGCGACAGTGATGGTCGCATGACCTACGTGAACGACGAGTACCTGGCCATCCACGGACTCGAGCGTGAGGAAGCGCAAGAGGGCTGGCTCACGCTCGTGCGCGAGGAGATCCGCGAGAAAGTCCGCCAGGACTGGACTCAGGTCGCCAGCGCGGCCGAACCGCTGAACGCGATACGCCGGCTGCACCGCAAGGACGGCACCCGGGTGCTGGTGGCATTGCGAAGCCGGCCCGTGCTCGTCGGCGGCCGCGTCCTCGGCCACGTGGGAACGGTGACCGACATCACCGAGCGCACCCGCGCCGAGCGGGCCCTTCGCACGCTCACGGCCATCTTCGACCTGACGACCGACTACATCATCCAGAGCGATGCGAAGGGGCGGCTCATCTACATGAATCCGGCCGCGCGCCGTCGCACGGGTGTGGACCTCGACGCCCCGATAGAGACGCTGAGCGTGTCCGACTTCAATCCACCGCAAACGCTGAAGCGATTCAGCTCGGAGATGGTGCCGACCGCGGTCGCCACCGGTGTCTGGGTCGGCGAGTCGCTGGTGTGGGACAACCAGCGGCGCGAGTTTCCGGTCAGCCACATGGTGATCGCACACCGCGACAAGTACGGCAAGGTCGAGTACTTTTCGGGGCTGATGCGCGACATCTCTGCGGCCAAGGCCGCGGAGCAGGCACTGCGCGAGAGCGAGCATCGCCTGCGCATGGTGACGGACCACCTGCCGGCACTGATCTCCTACCTGGACCGCGACCTGCGCTTCCGGTTCGTCAACAAGGCCTATCAGGACTGGTTCGACGTCGAGCCCCAGCAGCTGTTGGGCCTGAGCGTGCGCGAGTTCTACGGCGACGAGGCGTGGGCACAGATGGAGCCGTACATTCGGGCCGCCCTGGCCGGGCGCCAGATGACCTACGAGCGCAGGGTGGCGGCGCCCGGTGGCCGTCGCGACATCCAGACCACGCTGGTTCCGGAGCGCAACGAACAGGGCGAGGTGATGGGCCTCTACACCCTGGACAGCGACATCACCGAGCATCACGAGGCCGAGGAAGCACTGCAGGAAAGCGAGGCCCGCCTGCGCACGGTGGCCGACGCGCTACCGATGCGCGTGGCCTACATCGATTCGGACGAACGCTATCGATTCAACAATCTGGCCTACGAGCGCGAATTCGGGCTCTCCCGGGATCAGATCCAGGGGCACACCGTCAAGGAGCTCCTGGGAGAGCCTGCGTACCAGTCCGTGGAACACCACATACGCGCGGCCTTGGCGGGCGATCCCGTCACCTTCCAGAGCGAGATCAGCCACAGCGACAGCTACAACTGCTACGAGGCTCAGTACATCCCCCAGACGGCGGCCAATACAGAAGCCGTCGTCGGCTTCCATGCCGTGATCACCGACATCACGCGACAAAAGCTCGAGGAGAAGCGCCTGCTCAACCTGGCGCAGATCGATCCGCTCACTGGCCTTGCCAACCGCGCGGGTTTCGACGTGCGGCTGAGCGAGGCCATGGACCGCAGCCGGAGCGCCGCCGCGCTGATGGCGCTGATGTATCTGGACATCGACGGTTTCAAGCAGATCAATGACCAGTTCGGGCACCAGACGGGCGACGAGTTGCTGAAGGCTTTCTCGAGCAGGTTGTCACACGGTTTGCGTTCGAGCGATATGCGTGCGCGCTTGGGCGGCGATGAGTTCACGGTCGTCATGGAAGGGCTGTCCAACCCCGACATCGCCGTCTCGGCCGCCGCCAAGCTCGTGATGGCCATGCAGACGCCGTTCGCCATCGAGCAGCGAACGATCAGGGTCACCGCGAGCATCGGTCTGGCGTTCTACCAGGGCGGCGCTGCGACGGCCGCCGCATTGGTGAAGCAGGCGGACGAGATGCTCTATCAGGCCAAGCGGGCGGGGCGCAACAACGTCCAGATGGCAGCGCTGCCGATCGAAGGCGATCCACCCTAG
- a CDS encoding YgaP family membrane protein — protein MPALLGANPSHDIGDWGYIGVVPLLTGLVGTCPLYTLLGLSTCPRDGRSDATRT, from the coding sequence ATGCCGGCGCTCCTGGGGGCAAACCCCTCTCATGACATCGGCGACTGGGGCTACATCGGCGTCGTGCCCTTGCTGACCGGCCTGGTCGGCACCTGCCCGCTCTACACCCTCCTGGGCTTGAGCACCTGCCCGCGCGACGGGCGCTCCGACGCCACGCGCACTTGA
- a CDS encoding flavodoxin family protein: protein MSNILVVVYSFTGTSRQVAELLSGQQGWQVAHIVDAQPRRGLLGNVRCVLDSLLHRRPEIRYDGPPPSAFDAVVLVSPIWMLQLAGPMRSFLAFQAHQLPSVAVLSVMGGRGASNAAAEVGVILGREPILSASVTMREVEDGSCAARLQPFGTAIGSATHSQAVVRPVTLSPQST, encoded by the coding sequence ATGAGCAACATCCTGGTGGTCGTCTATTCATTCACCGGCACCTCGCGGCAGGTCGCGGAGCTGCTGTCCGGCCAGCAGGGCTGGCAGGTCGCGCACATCGTCGACGCACAGCCGCGCCGGGGCCTGCTCGGCAACGTGCGCTGCGTGCTCGATTCGCTCCTGCACCGACGTCCCGAGATCCGCTACGACGGCCCGCCGCCCAGCGCCTTCGATGCGGTGGTGCTGGTCTCGCCGATCTGGATGCTGCAACTGGCCGGTCCGATGCGCAGCTTTCTCGCGTTTCAGGCCCACCAGCTGCCCAGCGTGGCCGTCCTTTCCGTGATGGGGGGACGCGGCGCATCGAACGCCGCGGCGGAAGTCGGCGTGATCCTCGGCCGGGAGCCGATTCTCAGCGCATCCGTCACCATGCGCGAGGTCGAGGACGGCAGCTGCGCCGCGCGACTGCAGCCCTTCGGGACCGCCATCGGCAGTGCCACTCACTCGCAGGCCGTGGTGCGTCCCGTCACCTTGTCGCCCCAATCGACCTGA
- a CDS encoding hemerythrin domain-containing protein has translation MTGTTVRIIRQEHAALSAVLRSIVLLLEQHRIKGSLPDFATLRAMLFYVDEFPEKRHHRKESGLLFPKLRARTPMSRDLLDQLDGDHAHGERRIRDVEHALLAFEMLGDARREAFERAVGAYVDFYLAHMALEEREILPLAERVLTADDWRALDEAFAQNRDPLTGHVADFEYNALFTRIVNVVPAPIGLGPPL, from the coding sequence ATGACGGGAACCACGGTCCGCATCATCCGCCAGGAGCACGCCGCGCTGTCGGCGGTCCTTCGCTCCATCGTCCTCCTGCTCGAGCAGCACCGCATCAAGGGCAGCCTGCCCGACTTCGCGACGCTGCGCGCCATGCTCTTCTACGTGGACGAGTTCCCGGAGAAGCGGCATCACCGCAAGGAGTCCGGGCTGCTGTTCCCGAAGCTGCGTGCCCGGACGCCGATGTCGCGCGACCTGCTCGATCAGCTGGACGGCGACCACGCGCACGGCGAGCGCCGGATCCGCGACGTCGAGCATGCGCTGCTCGCCTTCGAGATGCTGGGCGATGCGCGGCGCGAGGCCTTCGAGCGCGCCGTCGGCGCCTACGTCGACTTCTACCTGGCCCACATGGCGCTGGAGGAGCGAGAGATCCTGCCGTTGGCCGAACGGGTGCTGACCGCGGACGACTGGCGTGCGCTGGACGAGGCCTTCGCGCAGAACCGCGACCCGCTGACCGGTCATGTCGCGGACTTCGAATACAACGCGCTGTTCACCCGCATCGTGAACGTCGTGCCGGCACCGATCGGGCTGGGGCCACCGCTCTGA
- a CDS encoding MgtC/SapB family protein, which produces MDTRNPSAAMVGLAVALGIGLIVGIERERRKAQGDRRTAAGLRTFAIAAVAGAVAQVIQAGSLVPIGGALVAALAVVSHWKSRSRDPGMTTELALFATYLIGVLCVIDPALGAACGTGLALLLAARRRLHRFATELLSEQELHDGVLLAALALIVLPFIPVGPIDMLGGIAARPLAAMVLVIMAIQAAGQAAVRWLGVRGGLLAAGFASGFVSSTATVASFGHRARRQPQDVRLLAGAAALSAVATWVLALAMTTALSPQAGLALLPVAAAGAAGAAAVGMLPLLGSAPSPAAGRGSLEAPADTGSALRPREAIAVALTLALVALLVGTAQRHFGNAGLQFGVALAALVDAHAPVASLASLHAAGNLPTQRFILGVLIAVGANTLTRCAVALMTGGIPYALRVGAALGTSLASACATAFWLAWP; this is translated from the coding sequence ATGGACACGCGCAACCCGTCGGCAGCAATGGTCGGCCTGGCCGTGGCGCTGGGCATCGGACTCATCGTCGGCATCGAACGCGAACGCCGCAAGGCCCAGGGCGACCGGCGGACGGCGGCGGGCCTGCGCACCTTCGCGATCGCCGCCGTGGCCGGCGCGGTGGCGCAGGTGATCCAGGCGGGGTCGCTCGTTCCCATCGGCGGGGCGCTCGTCGCCGCGCTGGCGGTCGTGTCGCACTGGAAGAGCCGCTCGCGTGATCCGGGCATGACCACGGAACTCGCCCTCTTCGCGACCTACCTCATCGGCGTGCTCTGCGTGATCGACCCCGCGCTCGGCGCGGCCTGCGGCACGGGGCTCGCGCTGCTGCTGGCGGCCCGCCGCAGGCTGCACCGGTTCGCGACCGAGTTGCTGAGCGAACAGGAGCTGCACGACGGCGTCCTGCTGGCGGCGCTCGCGCTGATCGTGCTGCCCTTCATTCCGGTGGGGCCGATCGACATGCTGGGTGGCATCGCTGCCCGGCCGCTGGCGGCGATGGTGCTTGTCATCATGGCGATACAGGCCGCAGGCCAGGCCGCGGTGCGCTGGCTGGGCGTGCGCGGCGGCCTGCTGGCCGCCGGCTTCGCGTCGGGCTTCGTCTCGAGCACGGCCACCGTGGCGTCCTTCGGCCACCGCGCGCGTCGGCAACCGCAGGACGTCCGCCTGCTGGCAGGCGCTGCAGCCCTCTCGGCGGTGGCCACCTGGGTGCTGGCCCTGGCGATGACCACCGCGCTGTCGCCCCAGGCGGGCCTCGCACTGCTGCCGGTAGCAGCAGCCGGTGCCGCCGGTGCCGCGGCCGTGGGCATGCTGCCGCTCCTGGGGTCGGCGCCATCGCCTGCCGCCGGGCGCGGATCGCTCGAAGCGCCCGCGGACACCGGCAGCGCGCTGCGCCCCCGTGAAGCGATCGCTGTCGCGCTCACCCTGGCCCTGGTCGCGTTGCTCGTGGGCACAGCCCAGCGCCACTTCGGCAACGCCGGGCTGCAGTTCGGTGTCGCCCTCGCAGCGCTGGTCGACGCGCATGCACCGGTGGCCTCGCTCGCCTCGCTGCACGCGGCCGGCAACCTGCCGACGCAGCGCTTCATCCTCGGCGTGCTCATCGCGGTCGGCGCCAACACGCTCACGCGCTGCGCCGTGGCGCTGATGACCGGCGGCATCCCGTATGCGCTGCGCGTGGGAGCGGCGCTGGGGACGAGCCTCGCATCCGCCTGTGCAACCGCCTTCTGGCTGGCCTGGCCGTGA